In Hymenobacter sublimis, a single genomic region encodes these proteins:
- a CDS encoding NAD(P)-dependent oxidoreductase → MKRIALFGGSGLTGQQFLPLALAQGYSVRALARNPASIPQQSAQLEVIPGDVLNAADVARTLQGTDVVVSLFGQVKNSPKDVQTRGTANIIAAMQEQGIRRIISLSGGGLPYPADQPKLADKLIRGIMRLAVPHVLTDAQGHADVLQASGLDWEVVRAPRLTTGPARGQYRVGWVGVNASTSISRADLADFILKQVESEEFVGQMPFVSY, encoded by the coding sequence ATGAAACGTATTGCCCTCTTTGGCGGCTCCGGCCTCACCGGCCAACAATTCTTACCTCTGGCCCTGGCCCAGGGCTACTCGGTGCGCGCCCTGGCCCGCAACCCGGCTAGCATCCCGCAACAATCCGCGCAGCTGGAAGTGATTCCCGGCGACGTGCTCAACGCCGCCGACGTGGCGCGCACCCTGCAGGGCACTGATGTGGTCGTGAGTTTATTTGGACAGGTGAAAAACTCGCCCAAAGACGTGCAGACGCGCGGTACAGCTAATATCATTGCCGCCATGCAAGAACAGGGCATCCGGCGTATCATCAGCCTTTCGGGCGGGGGCCTCCCCTACCCCGCCGATCAGCCCAAGCTAGCCGACAAGCTCATTCGGGGCATCATGCGCCTAGCCGTACCTCACGTACTAACCGACGCCCAGGGCCACGCCGACGTGTTGCAAGCCAGCGGCTTAGACTGGGAAGTGGTACGAGCCCCCCGCCTGACCACCGGACCCGCCCGCGGCCAGTACCGCGTAGGTTGGGTAGGCGTAAACGCCAGCACCAGCATTAGTCGCGCCGATTTGGCCGACTTCATCCTCAAGCAAGTAGAAAGCGAGGAATTCGTGGGCCAAATGCCCTTCGTGAGTTACTAG
- a CDS encoding winged helix-turn-helix transcriptional regulator: MTPLPVSITPRCPIRTTLELVGGKWRLLVLHQLSGGPLRFGELKRLLPGISEKMLVQELRLLTDADLLSRRNYGEVPPRVEYALTPTGEAALPLVAAAATFGQHYLRTLPHNQSPDHQLLPPGPAKE, encoded by the coding sequence ATGACGCCTTTGCCCGTATCCATCACCCCGCGCTGTCCCATCCGGACTACCTTGGAATTGGTAGGCGGCAAATGGCGCCTGCTAGTGCTGCACCAACTGAGCGGCGGGCCCCTACGTTTTGGCGAGTTGAAGCGCCTGCTGCCGGGTATTAGCGAAAAAATGCTGGTGCAGGAGCTGCGTCTGCTCACGGATGCTGACTTGCTTAGCCGGCGTAACTACGGCGAGGTGCCGCCCCGCGTGGAGTACGCCCTAACGCCCACGGGCGAGGCCGCGCTACCCTTAGTAGCCGCCGCTGCCACCTTCGGTCAGCATTACCTGCGTACCCTGCCCCATAACCAGAGCCCAGACCACCAGTTGCTACCCCCAGGCCCGGCGAAGGAATAA
- a CDS encoding glycerol-3-phosphate dehydrogenase/oxidase: MQHNHPELLFQREHLIRQLTAQPLWDLLIIGGGATGLGIALDGASRGYKTLLLEQIDYAKGTSSRSTKLVHGGVRYLAQGDVGLVREALYERGLLLKNAPHLVKNQNFIIPNYSWWGGPFYTIGLKMYDLLAGELSLGASRHLSKNETLLRLGNLKAAGLRGGVLYHDGQFDDARLAVNLAQTAIEQGAVLLNYCGVQGLLKDAHGQVVGVQATDHETGTTYALRAKTVVNATGVFVDDIRQMDQPGGRKLVRPSQGVHIVVDNSFLPGNDALMIPKTEDGRVLFAVPWHGRVVLGTTDTPLHEHSLEPQALEEEIDFILRTTAQYLTHAPQRSDALSIFAGLRPLAAPQSGSEKTKEISRSHKILVSPAGLLTITGGKWTTYRRMAQDTVDKVIALGKLAPAPSQTAHLALHGAQPTPDRSSHLSVYGSDLPALQQLIAHRPELSQKLDENLEFVWAEVVWAARYEMARTVEDVLARRVRVLFLDARAALRMAPTVAALLGQELGKDQQWQQQQVAAFTAVAQQYVLKDAPATAPATAT; this comes from the coding sequence ATGCAGCACAACCACCCTGAACTCCTCTTCCAGCGTGAGCACTTAATCCGGCAGCTTACCGCGCAACCACTCTGGGACTTACTTATAATTGGCGGCGGGGCCACGGGCCTGGGCATCGCCCTGGATGGCGCCAGTCGGGGCTATAAAACCCTGCTGCTGGAGCAGATTGATTATGCCAAGGGCACCAGCAGCCGCAGCACCAAGCTGGTGCACGGCGGGGTGCGCTACCTCGCGCAGGGCGACGTAGGCCTAGTGCGCGAGGCCCTGTATGAGCGCGGCCTGCTCCTGAAAAACGCGCCCCACCTCGTCAAGAACCAGAACTTTATCATTCCAAACTACAGCTGGTGGGGCGGTCCGTTTTATACCATTGGGCTGAAAATGTACGACTTGCTGGCCGGGGAGCTTAGCCTAGGCGCCTCAAGGCACCTGAGCAAAAACGAAACCCTGCTGCGCCTGGGCAACTTGAAAGCCGCCGGCCTGCGCGGGGGCGTACTATACCATGATGGGCAGTTCGACGACGCCCGCTTGGCTGTCAACCTGGCGCAAACGGCTATTGAGCAAGGTGCGGTTCTGCTTAACTACTGCGGGGTGCAGGGGTTGCTAAAGGATGCGCACGGCCAGGTGGTGGGCGTGCAGGCTACCGACCACGAAACCGGCACTACCTATGCGCTACGGGCGAAAACCGTGGTGAATGCTACCGGCGTTTTTGTGGATGACATCCGGCAAATGGACCAGCCCGGTGGTCGCAAGCTGGTGCGGCCCAGCCAGGGCGTACACATTGTGGTCGACAACTCGTTTCTGCCCGGCAATGATGCCCTCATGATTCCGAAAACCGAGGACGGCCGCGTGCTATTTGCGGTGCCCTGGCACGGCCGCGTGGTGCTGGGCACTACCGATACTCCCCTCCACGAACATAGCCTAGAGCCCCAGGCCCTGGAAGAGGAAATCGACTTCATTTTGCGTACTACGGCCCAGTACCTCACCCACGCGCCCCAACGGAGCGACGCGCTGAGCATCTTCGCGGGGCTGCGGCCCCTGGCGGCTCCGCAGAGTGGGTCTGAAAAGACCAAAGAGATTTCGCGCAGCCACAAAATTCTGGTTTCCCCGGCTGGCCTCCTAACCATTACGGGCGGCAAATGGACTACCTACCGCCGGATGGCCCAAGACACCGTCGATAAAGTTATTGCACTTGGCAAGCTCGCTCCGGCCCCCAGCCAAACCGCCCACCTTGCCCTTCACGGCGCCCAGCCTACCCCCGACCGGAGCAGCCACCTCTCCGTTTACGGCTCCGACCTACCGGCTCTGCAGCAACTCATTGCCCACCGGCCCGAACTTAGTCAGAAGCTAGATGAAAACTTGGAGTTTGTGTGGGCGGAGGTGGTGTGGGCCGCCCGCTACGAAATGGCTCGCACCGTAGAAGACGTACTGGCTCGGCGGGTTCGGGTGCTGTTTCTGGATGCCCGCGCCGCCCTGCGCATGGCCCCCACGGTAGCGGCACTGCTGGGCCAGGAGCTAGGAAAAGACCAGCAGTGGCAACAGCAGCAAGTAGCGGCTTTTACCGCAGTAGCGCAGCAGTACGTACTAAAAGACGCACCGGCAACAGCGCCAGCAACGGCTACCTGA
- a CDS encoding GNAT family N-acetyltransferase — MLFREAQVADIPQLTVVRLAVQENRLSDPRLVTGPDYVDYLTRRGKGWACEVNGTIVGFGIADLLGHSIWALFVQPEFAGLGIGKKLHELMLDWYFAQSSETVWLSTAPGTRAEEFYHCQGWQNTGRTTSGEVRFEMGVGEWNNRKPL, encoded by the coding sequence ATGTTGTTTCGCGAGGCCCAGGTAGCAGATATTCCCCAACTCACGGTGGTGCGCCTGGCCGTGCAGGAAAACCGCTTATCCGACCCTAGACTAGTTACGGGCCCGGATTACGTGGACTACCTTACCCGGCGCGGCAAAGGCTGGGCATGTGAGGTCAACGGGACCATCGTAGGCTTCGGAATTGCCGACTTGCTGGGCCACAGTATCTGGGCCCTATTCGTGCAGCCGGAGTTTGCCGGGCTAGGCATTGGTAAAAAGCTGCATGAGCTGATGCTAGACTGGTACTTTGCCCAATCTTCCGAAACCGTTTGGCTCAGCACGGCTCCCGGCACCCGCGCCGAAGAGTTTTATCACTGTCAAGGCTGGCAGAATACCGGACGGACGACAAGCGGAGAAGTGCGGTTTGAAATGGGGGTAGGTGAGTGGAATAATCGAAAGCCTCTATAG